A part of Kitasatospora acidiphila genomic DNA contains:
- a CDS encoding maleylpyruvate isomerase N-terminal domain-containing protein: MLTDTPMNARDVDRAVRETVGLLTPHTGADWTVPAGGLTWSCRETAAHIAHDLLAYAGQVATGAPDGYLPVDYQAQPTARPDQLLQLISAAGRLLSTALDAADPNLRAWHWGPTDPSGFAAMGTAETLLHTHDIAQGLGLDWRPPTEASARVLARLFPGSPAGEPSEVLLWQTGRGDLPGHQPPTSWVWKAALPQ, encoded by the coding sequence ATGCTGACCGACACCCCGATGAACGCCCGGGACGTCGACCGCGCGGTTCGCGAGACGGTCGGGTTGCTGACCCCGCACACCGGCGCCGACTGGACGGTGCCGGCGGGTGGGCTGACCTGGAGCTGCCGGGAGACCGCCGCCCACATCGCCCACGACCTGCTCGCCTACGCCGGCCAGGTCGCCACGGGCGCGCCGGACGGCTATCTGCCCGTCGACTACCAGGCGCAGCCGACCGCCCGACCCGACCAGCTGCTGCAGCTGATCAGTGCCGCCGGACGGTTGCTGAGCACCGCGCTGGACGCGGCGGACCCGAACCTGCGGGCCTGGCACTGGGGGCCGACCGACCCGAGCGGGTTCGCCGCGATGGGCACCGCGGAAACGCTGCTGCACACCCATGACATCGCGCAGGGCCTGGGGCTCGACTGGCGTCCGCCGACCGAGGCGAGCGCCAGGGTGCTGGCCCGGCTCTTCCCGGGCTCGCCGGCCGGCGAGCCGAGCGAGGTGCTGCTCTGGCAGACCGGCCGCGGCGACCTGCCGGGCCATCAGCCGCCCACCTCCTGGGTCTGGAAGGCCGCACTGCCGCAGTGA
- a CDS encoding TetR/AcrR family transcriptional regulator: MDTPMSAVDRLLIDPTGRQPRADARRNVERLVTAARMAIAETGVDASAHEIAARAGVGVGTFYRRIPSRETLLLSVLDEVLGEIIQAADRALAHPDPWQGLSEFAAAYVGLRSESCGIGEALGGACGEGLDATLAALRERFRLLVERTQEAGVMRSDVAWQDVPFLLASIATGRNTLGLRATEDQWRRTLGVLLDGLRTPAPTTTLPGQAPC, translated from the coding sequence ATGGACACGCCCATGAGTGCCGTGGACCGGCTGCTGATCGACCCGACGGGTCGTCAGCCCCGTGCCGACGCACGCCGGAACGTCGAACGACTGGTCACCGCCGCCCGGATGGCGATCGCCGAGACCGGCGTGGACGCCAGCGCCCATGAGATCGCCGCCCGCGCCGGAGTCGGAGTCGGCACCTTCTACCGCCGCATCCCGTCCCGCGAGACGCTGCTGCTGTCGGTGCTGGACGAGGTGCTCGGCGAGATCATCCAGGCCGCCGACCGAGCACTGGCGCACCCGGACCCATGGCAGGGCCTGAGCGAGTTCGCGGCCGCCTATGTCGGGCTGCGGAGCGAGAGTTGCGGAATCGGCGAGGCGCTCGGCGGCGCCTGCGGAGAGGGCCTCGACGCCACCCTGGCAGCGCTTCGCGAGCGGTTCCGGCTGCTGGTCGAACGCACCCAGGAGGCGGGCGTGATGCGGTCCGACGTGGCCTGGCAGGACGTCCCGTTCCTGCTCGCCTCGATCGCCACCGGCCGGAACACCCTGGGCCTGCGGGCCACCGAGGACCAGTGGCGGCGCACCCTGGGCGTCCTCCTCGACGGCCTGCGCACCCCCGCCCCCACCACCACCCTCCCCGGGCAGGCGCCATGCTGA
- a CDS encoding DUF4259 domain-containing protein produces the protein MGTWDVGSFDNDAAADFAGELDEAVEGARAELVRAALRAVLTEDGYLEGDSGERAVAAAALVAAYCPGGEPVNPVYGPRRPVPGLGGELPALAAAALERVVAAGSELAELWDESGEGERWRGRIAALRAVLATDPRSGGA, from the coding sequence ATGGGGACGTGGGACGTCGGCTCGTTCGACAATGACGCGGCGGCCGACTTCGCCGGTGAGCTGGATGAGGCCGTCGAGGGTGCGCGCGCCGAGCTGGTGCGGGCGGCGCTGCGTGCGGTGCTTACCGAAGACGGCTACCTGGAGGGCGATTCCGGTGAGCGGGCGGTGGCCGCCGCGGCGCTGGTCGCCGCATACTGCCCGGGTGGCGAACCGGTGAACCCTGTGTACGGTCCGCGAAGGCCGGTGCCGGGACTGGGCGGTGAGCTGCCCGCGCTGGCCGCGGCGGCCCTGGAGCGGGTGGTCGCGGCAGGCTCCGAACTGGCCGAGCTGTGGGACGAGTCGGGGGAGGGTGAGCGCTGGCGAGGGCGGATCGCCGCACTGCGAGCGGTGCTGGCGACCGACCCCCGATCCGGTGGAGCCTGA